A portion of the Bactrocera neohumeralis isolate Rockhampton chromosome 2, APGP_CSIRO_Bneo_wtdbg2-racon-allhic-juicebox.fasta_v2, whole genome shotgun sequence genome contains these proteins:
- the LOC126767819 gene encoding protein D3-like isoform X3 has translation MFSHIQVSSGGGRKMDSSGIVPDIIDNKPKGLLQVNYPSGVKVELGKELTPTQVKDQPTVSWVAEDDALYTLFMVDPDAPSRAEPIYREILHWLVINIPGNKVAEGQTVAEYRGSGPPEGSGLHRYVFLVFKQPGKIESTQFIPKTSREGRVKVTTRDSIAKYNLGDPIAGNFYQAQYDDYVPVLRAQTVN, from the exons ATGTTCAGTCATATTCAAGTAAGCAGTGGAGGTGGACGTAAAATGGATTCAAGTGGCATAGTTCCGGACATTATTGACAATAAGCCTAAAGGTTTACTGCAG GTTAATTATCCAAGTGGTGTTAAAGTAGAACTTGGTAAGGAACTGACCCCCACTCAGGTGAAGGATCAACCCACAGTCAGTTGGGTAGCGGAAGATGATGCTCTTTATACTTTGTTTATGGTAGACCCCGATGCACCATCACGTGCCGAACCAATTTATCGGGAAATTTTACACTGGTTGGTTATTAATATTCCAGGCAATAAAGTAGCGGAAGGTCAAACTGTTGCGGAATATAGGGGTTCTGGTCCACCAGAGGGAAGTGGCTTACACCGTTACGTTTTCTTAGTCTTCAAGCAACCGGGCAAGATTGAAAGTACACAATTCATACCTAAAAC GTCTCGTGAAGGTCGTGTAAAGGTGACGACAAGAGATTCCattgcaaaatataatttggGTGATCCGATCGCTGGAAACTTTTATCAGGCGCAATACGATGATTATGTGCCGGTATTAAGAGCACAAACTGTTAACTAA